In one window of Acanthochromis polyacanthus isolate Apoly-LR-REF ecotype Palm Island chromosome 8, KAUST_Apoly_ChrSc, whole genome shotgun sequence DNA:
- the odf3b gene encoding outer dense fiber protein 3-B: protein MVTTSQEPWVGTWRPHKPRGPIAALYSSPGPKYALPGLTGSATHDPTHYKAPMFSFGIRPKGSATNCSPGPSYLIPSNITRQGTEGTPAFSLRSRPKEPELSKAPGPGHYSPERSGKSIFSSAPAYSLSGRSKEFYNKQTPGPATYNLPPILGHKSGTTSSAPSYSLYGRSKTGSFHEDLKKTPGPASYKVVDPSIYSQKPPGYSMTGRNFVPGEGSKKPGPGAHYPEKVTITRTKAPSFSFGVHHSQYITPLIVNVDN from the exons ATG GTAACAACAAGTCAGGAACCTTGGGTTGGGACCTGGAGGCCCCACAAGCCCAGAGGACCTATAGCTGCACTCTACAGTAGCCCTGGGCCAAAGTATGCACTGCCGGGACTCACAG GCAGTGCTACACACGACCCTACTCATTACAAAGCACCGATGTTCAGCTTTGGGATACGTCCAAAGGGGTCCGCTACTAACTGCTCCCCTGGACCAAGTTATCTAATCCCTTCCAACATCACCAGGCAGGGCACAGAGGGAACTCCTGCGTTTTCACTCCGCAGCCGCCCAAAGGAACCAGAATTGTCCAAAGCTCCTGGACCAG gACACTACTCCCCAGAGCGTTCAGGGAAGTCGATCTTTTCCTCGGCTCCAGCTTATTCTCTATCTGGGAGAAGCAAAGAATTCTacaataaacaaacaccag GTCCAGCCACCTACAATCTGCCCCCAATACTGGGGCACAAATCTGGGACCACATCTTCAGCTCCTTCCTACTCACTCTATGGCCGCAGCAAAACTGGAAGCTTCCATGAAGACCTGAAGAAG ACTCCTGGACCTGCTTCCTACAAAGTCGTGGACCCCTCTATTTACAGCCAGAAACCTCCCGGGTACAGCATGACAGGCCGCAACTTTGTTCCTGGTGAAGGCTCAAAGAAACCAGGACCTGGAGCACACTATCCTGAGAAA GTAACTATCACAAGAACAAAAGCTCCAAGCTTCTCCTTTGGAGTGCATCATTCGCAATACATCACTCCCCTTATTGTAAATGTAGATAACTGA